One region of Acropora muricata isolate sample 2 chromosome 13, ASM3666990v1, whole genome shotgun sequence genomic DNA includes:
- the LOC136894903 gene encoding uncharacterized protein: MMMMRNAAKSKKSTNIVSNISYELRKENSELMKHFVGLTPEQFDMLYNFLNDVCPLQNISYWSYASKGERKCDRATKSRATNSISKWSSSEKLYICLLRLRTGFTIKTLSVLLSTPDKPIKGTAVRDIFTTFIQLMCKIFREMEDVMFPTRETLRRFLPRVFKTMKNVRCTVDCTEFRIQTSRNFAQQGNTYSQYKHSNTFKCLIAVTPNGGACFVSDLFEGDITDIQIFEESGILKHINPYDIILADRGFTVQDLLNPLQAKLMIPAFLKGRKNLSAAEELSTRKIAKARIHNERFKQRLKSFRLLGKTIPLTGTLAAIATQMVVVACGLVNFQQVLCK; the protein is encoded by the coding sequence atgatgatgatgagaaatGCTGCTAAATCAAAGAAATCTACAAATATAGTGAGTAACATATCTTATGAACTTAGAAAAGAAAACTCTGAACTAATGAAACACTTCGTCGGACTGACACCTGAGCAGTTTGATATGCTCTATAATTTTTTGAATGATGTTTGTCCATTACAAAATATATCATATTGGAGTTACGCTAGTAAAGGAGAGCGGAAGTGTGACCGAGCAACAAAAAGTAGAGCTACCAACTCTATCTCTAAGTGGTCCTCGAGCGAGAAATTGTATATTTGCCTCCTTAGACTCCGTACTGGTTTCACCATCAAGACATTGTCTGTTCTTTTAAGTACCCCAGATAAACCAATAAAGGGCACAGCAGTGCGGGATATATTTACAACGTTCATACAGTTAATGTGTAAAATCTTTAGAGAAATGGAAGATGTTATGTTTCCCACAAGAGAAACATTACGAAGGTTTCTCCCTAGAGTTTTCAAGACCATGAAGAATGTTCGATGTACTGTGGACTGTACTGAATTCAGGATCCAAACCTCAAGAAATTTTGCCCAGCAAGGCAATACTTACTCTCAGTATAAGCATTCAAACACATTCAAATGCCTGATTGCTGTTACACCAAATGGTGGTGCTTGTTTTGTGTCAGACTTGTTTGAAGGGGACATCACTGACATTCAAATCTTTGAGGAGAGTGGCATACTCAAACACATTAATCCATATGATATCATACTGGCAGACAGAGGATTTACAGTGCAGGACTTACTGAATCCTCTACAAGCAAAACTTATGATTCCAGCATTTTTAAAAGGCAGGAAAAATCTCAGTGCAGCAGAAGAGCTATCAACAAGAAAAATCGCTAAAGCCAGAATCCACAATGAAAGATTCAAACAGCGTTTAAAGAGTTTTAGATTACTTGGAAAAACAATTCCACTTACCGGTACACTTGCTGCCATTGCCACACAGATGGTTGTTGTTGCATGTGGACTGGTAAATTTCCAACAAGTGTTGTGTAAATAA
- the LOC136896751 gene encoding uncharacterized protein produces the protein MITIGGSGKVGLANGIAPGRTVVTEGWKPDGAVVTVGYGSDGTDVTTVGYGPAGTDATTVGYGPDGTDVTTVGCGPDGTDATTVGYGPDGTDVTTVGCGPDGTDATTVGYGPDGTDGTTVGYGPDGTDATTLGSGPDDTVLTVQTGPDGIAVTVGWASIAIKKK, from the coding sequence ATGATAACTATAGGTGGGTCAGGTAAGGTTGGTTTGGCTAATGGTATAGCACCAGGCAGAACTGTTGTCACTGAAGGTTGGAAGCCAGATGGTGCTGTTGTCACTGTAGGATATGGGTCAGATGGTACTGATGTGACTACTGTAGGGTATGGGCCAGCTGGTACTGATGCTACTACTGTAGGATATGGGCCAGATGGTACTGATGTTACTACTGTAGGGTGTGGGCCAGATGGTACTGATGCTACTACTGTAGGATATGGGCCAGATGGTACTGATGTTACTACTGTAGGGTGTGGGCCAGATGGTACTGATGCTACTACTGTAGGATATGGGCCAGATGGTACTGATGGTACTACTGTAGGGTATGGGCCAGATGGTACTGATGCAACTACTCTAGGGAGTGGGCCAGATGATACAGTTCTCACTGTACAGACAGGGCCAGATGGTATTGCTGTCACTGTAGGGTGGGCGTCAATTGCTATTAAGAAAAAGtag